A window of the Megalopta genalis isolate 19385.01 chromosome 2, iyMegGena1_principal, whole genome shotgun sequence genome harbors these coding sequences:
- the LOC117225409 gene encoding galactose mutarotase, whose translation MTVDNKDYSLSVNYRDGCSHFHGGYCGFDNVNWQSYIRGKHVVMTHHSPANCQGYPGDMLIQIKFSWTDDNQLGINIRAQATQPTPANITTNCLMNLAGHATGPIELKKHVVSINADCWTCADVKNNLPTGAILPVDYEVYDLRLPTQLTKNRLYNVPGGGYNQNLCITSPSCWCYRFHARILHPTSGRTLEVYSNQPGLQFSTGNDLPDPECVCPPDFDDASVYDSQDCIADLVDTDIWGKDGVRYQRHGGFVLSPQNYPDAINISDFPCCVLYPGKVYAHDLTFKFGLLSKI comes from the exons ATGACAGTGGACAATAAGGATTACTCGTTGTCAGTGAACTATAGGGACGGTTGCAGTCATTTTCACGGTGGCTATTGTGGCTTCGATAACGTCAATTGGCAGTCCTACATACGGGGAAAACACGTG GTGATGACGCATCATAGTCCAGCGAATTGCCAGGGATACCCAGGTGATATGTTGATACAGATCAAATTCTCTTGGACCGACGATAACCAGCTCGGTATTAACATCCGCGCACAAGCAACTCAGCCAACACCTGCCAATATCACTACTAATTGCTTGATGAACCTTGCCGGCCAC GCGACGGGCCCGATCGAATTGAAAAAACACGTGGTCTCAATTAACGCTGATTGCTGGACCTGCGCGGATGTCAAAAACAATTTGCCGACAGGCGCTATACTTCCTGTCGATTATGAAGTCTACGATTTACGTTTACCGACACAGCTGACCAAGAACCGGCTTTACAACGTACCAGGGGGTGGTTACAACCAGAATCTCTGCATCACCAGCCCCAGCTGTTGGTGTTATCGATTCCACGCTAG GATTCTGCACCCGACCTCCGGAAGAACTTTAGAAGTTTACTCGAATCAACCGGGTCTTCAGTTCTCAACCGGAAACGACCTACCCGATCCTGAATGCGTTTGTCCCCCCGATTTCGACGACGCGTCCGTCTACGACAGCCAAGATTGT ATCGCCGACCTCGTGGACACAGACATTTGGGGGAAAGATGGCGTCCGTTACCAGAGGCACGGAGGGTTCGTGTTGTCGCCGCAGAACTATCCTGATGCGATCAACATAAGCGATTTTCCTTGTTGCGTACTCTACCCTGGCAAGGTTTACGCGCATGACTTGACGTTCAAATTTGGCCTGCTTTCGAAAATTTGA